The following proteins are co-located in the Sphingomonas panacis genome:
- a CDS encoding phage portal protein — translation MKLFGWKSAGRDVRPVLARYGLWSAGRSSGEWADDYAAQVRQGYCRNAVAQRAVRLVAQGLAGAPVTASSSDLLALVSARSGGQALTETVAAHLLLHGNAYVQIMTDPAGQVVELFALRPERVSVEADAGGWPVAYRYRVGERVTRLIADGARPELVHLRSFHPLDDHYGLGCLGAAAGAIALHNAAARWNKALLDNAARPSGALVHDPGDGSVLSREQFERLRTEMEAGFAGAGNAGRPMLLEGGLKWQALSMTPADMDFVGLKAAAAREIACGFGVPPMLLGLPGDATYANYREASRALWRLAILPLADTIFAGLAQGLAGWFEAPWLRVDVDKVTALAEDRERLWAQVNAAGFLSDAEKRAMLGLNADHAGGVA, via the coding sequence ATGAAACTCTTCGGCTGGAAATCAGCCGGGCGCGACGTGCGTCCGGTGCTGGCGCGCTATGGCCTGTGGTCGGCGGGGAGATCGTCGGGCGAATGGGCCGATGATTATGCGGCGCAGGTGCGGCAGGGCTATTGCCGCAACGCCGTCGCGCAGCGCGCGGTGCGGCTGGTCGCGCAGGGGCTGGCGGGCGCGCCGGTGACGGCGTCTTCGTCCGATCTGCTCGCGCTGGTGAGCGCGCGTTCGGGCGGGCAGGCGCTGACCGAGACGGTCGCGGCGCACCTGCTGCTGCACGGCAACGCCTATGTCCAGATCATGACCGACCCGGCGGGGCAGGTCGTCGAGCTGTTCGCGCTCAGGCCCGAGCGGGTGAGCGTGGAGGCGGATGCGGGCGGCTGGCCGGTCGCGTATCGCTACCGCGTCGGCGAGCGGGTGACGCGGCTGATTGCGGACGGCGCGCGGCCCGAGCTGGTGCATCTGCGCAGCTTCCATCCGCTCGACGACCATTATGGGCTGGGGTGTCTGGGCGCGGCGGCGGGCGCGATCGCGCTGCACAATGCGGCGGCACGCTGGAACAAGGCGCTGCTCGACAATGCCGCCCGGCCGTCGGGCGCGCTGGTGCATGATCCGGGCGACGGATCGGTGCTGTCGCGCGAACAGTTCGAGCGGCTCCGTACCGAAATGGAAGCTGGGTTCGCCGGCGCGGGCAATGCCGGGCGGCCGATGCTGCTGGAGGGCGGCCTCAAATGGCAGGCGCTCAGCATGACCCCGGCCGACATGGATTTCGTCGGGCTGAAGGCGGCGGCGGCGCGCGAGATCGCATGCGGCTTCGGGGTGCCGCCGATGCTGCTCGGGCTGCCGGGTGACGCGACCTATGCGAATTACCGCGAGGCGAGCCGCGCTCTGTGGCGGCTGGCGATCCTGCCGCTGGCCGACACGATCTTCGCCGGACTCGCGCAGGGGCTGGCCGGCTGGTTCGAGGCGCCGTGGCTGCGCGTCGACGTCGATAAGGTCACGGCACTCGCCGAGGATCGCGAGCGGCTGTGGGCGCAGGTGAATGCGGCCGGGTTCCTCAGCGACGCGGAAAAGCGGGCGATGTTGGGCTTGAACGCGGATCACGCGGGAGGTGTGGCATGA
- a CDS encoding DNA-packaging protein: MTETRMVEVLAMLASLPPDKQVKMIESLDAPVKRTLVRTWALCAHQGQYRPEGDWRVWLVRAGRGFGKTRAGAEWVSQIARDLPGARIALVGATIEDVTRVMVEGDSGILSVAMPGERIDWHRSSGELVFMSGARAFTYSAEAPEKLRGPQHHAAWCDEIAKWRRADAAWDNLMLGLRLGAEQQVMVTTTPRAVPLLRRIMAIKGLEESRGRTHDNHHLGEGFIAAIEQGYGGTRLGRQEIDGELIEDLPGALWTRGGIEACRVARAPALVRVVVGVDPPAGSASGEGDACGIVAAGLGEDGHAYVIEDASVVGESPEGWARAVVACAGRHAADRVVAEVNQGGQMVRSVLERVDPGLPIATVSATRGKAARAEPVSVEYGRGRVHHVGAFPGLEDEMCGLVAGGRYQGPGRSPDRADALVWALAVLLPGRVGMAAVRGL, from the coding sequence ATGACCGAAACAAGAATGGTCGAAGTGTTGGCGATGCTCGCGTCGTTGCCGCCGGACAAACAGGTGAAGATGATCGAAAGTCTCGACGCTCCCGTCAAACGTACGCTGGTGCGGACGTGGGCGTTGTGCGCGCACCAAGGGCAGTATCGCCCGGAAGGCGATTGGCGGGTGTGGCTGGTCCGTGCCGGGCGCGGTTTCGGCAAGACGCGCGCGGGGGCGGAATGGGTCAGCCAGATCGCGCGCGATCTGCCGGGTGCGCGGATCGCTCTGGTCGGCGCGACGATCGAGGATGTGACACGGGTGATGGTGGAGGGTGACAGTGGCATATTGTCGGTGGCGATGCCGGGCGAGCGGATCGACTGGCATCGCAGTTCGGGCGAACTGGTGTTCATGTCGGGCGCGCGCGCCTTCACCTATTCGGCCGAGGCGCCCGAAAAACTGCGCGGGCCGCAGCATCACGCCGCCTGGTGCGACGAAATCGCCAAATGGCGGCGCGCGGACGCGGCATGGGACAATCTGATGCTCGGGCTGCGGCTCGGCGCGGAACAGCAGGTGATGGTGACGACGACGCCGCGCGCGGTGCCGCTGCTGCGGCGGATCATGGCGATCAAGGGACTCGAAGAGTCGCGCGGGCGGACTCACGACAACCACCATCTCGGCGAGGGCTTCATCGCCGCGATCGAGCAAGGCTATGGCGGCACGCGGCTCGGCCGGCAGGAGATCGACGGCGAGCTGATCGAGGATCTGCCGGGGGCGTTGTGGACTCGCGGCGGCATCGAGGCGTGCCGGGTGGCGCGTGCGCCGGCGCTGGTGCGCGTGGTGGTGGGGGTCGATCCGCCGGCGGGAAGCGCGAGCGGCGAGGGCGACGCGTGCGGCATCGTCGCGGCGGGGCTGGGCGAGGATGGTCATGCGTATGTGATCGAGGATGCCAGCGTCGTCGGGGAAAGCCCCGAGGGATGGGCGCGCGCGGTGGTGGCGTGCGCCGGGCGGCACGCCGCCGACCGCGTGGTGGCCGAGGTCAATCAGGGCGGGCAGATGGTGCGATCGGTGCTCGAACGAGTCGATCCCGGCCTGCCGATTGCCACCGTCAGCGCGACGCGCGGCAAGGCGGCGCGCGCGGAGCCGGTGTCGGTCGAATATGGGCGGGGGCGGGTGCATCATGTCGGCGCGTTTCCGGGGCTGGAGGACGAGATGTGCGGTCTGGTCGCGGGCGGGCGCTATCAGGGGCCGGGCCGCTCGCCCGACCGGGCGGATGCCCTGGTGTGGGCGCTGGCGGTGCTGCTGCCGGGACGGGTGGGGATGGCTGCGGTGCGGGGACTCTAG
- the pal gene encoding peptidoglycan-associated lipoprotein Pal — protein sequence MARLTTTFLIAASIIAMAGCAKKPPAEIPPPPGASGPVSGGDSSVVPGSRADFERSVTSNTIHFDLDKYDINGEARATLDSQAAWLTKYPNVPISLEGHCDERGTREYNLALGDRRANSAKNYLASRGVNPSRISTISYGKERPIALGSDEAAWAQNRRAVTIVLN from the coding sequence ATGGCAAGATTGACCACGACGTTCCTCATCGCCGCCTCAATCATCGCGATGGCTGGCTGCGCCAAGAAGCCGCCGGCCGAGATTCCGCCGCCGCCGGGCGCCAGCGGCCCTGTGTCCGGGGGTGATTCTTCCGTAGTTCCGGGTTCGCGCGCCGATTTCGAGCGCTCGGTGACGAGCAACACGATCCACTTCGATCTCGACAAATACGACATCAACGGCGAAGCGCGCGCGACGCTCGACAGCCAGGCGGCGTGGCTTACCAAATATCCGAACGTGCCGATCAGCCTGGAAGGGCATTGCGACGAGCGCGGCACCCGCGAATACAACCTCGCGCTCGGCGACCGGCGCGCCAATTCGGCGAAGAACTATCTCGCCTCGCGCGGCGTGAACCCGTCGCGGATCTCGACGATCAGCTACGGCAAGGAACGCCCGATCGCGCTCGGCTCGGACGAAGCGGCCTGGGCGCAGAACCGTCGTGCGGTGACGATCGTCCTGAACTGA
- a CDS encoding head-tail connector protein, with the protein MTIGSEGPGAVVLGGEDRAAALAEVKAMLRLVNDDEDALVVALAETALGLGEAFIGQVLIARSLRDVLPASRAWQQLAATPVRAIGAVEAIGGTALASEAYVIDIDPAGDGWVRVIDSGGAMRVGVTFTAGLATGWEALPAPIRQGVVLLAAHLFTVRDAAAAPPVAVTALWRPFRRIALTRRTRAC; encoded by the coding sequence ATGACGATCGGGAGCGAGGGGCCGGGCGCGGTGGTGCTCGGCGGGGAGGATCGCGCGGCGGCGCTGGCCGAGGTGAAGGCGATGCTGCGGCTGGTCAACGATGACGAGGATGCGCTGGTGGTGGCACTGGCCGAGACCGCGCTGGGGCTGGGCGAAGCGTTTATCGGGCAGGTGCTGATCGCGCGGAGCTTGCGCGACGTGCTGCCGGCGAGCCGCGCGTGGCAGCAACTGGCGGCAACGCCGGTTCGGGCGATCGGTGCGGTCGAGGCGATCGGCGGCACGGCGCTGGCGAGCGAGGCCTATGTGATCGACATCGATCCCGCCGGCGACGGCTGGGTGCGGGTGATCGATTCGGGCGGCGCGATGCGGGTGGGCGTGACCTTCACCGCCGGGCTGGCGACCGGCTGGGAGGCGCTGCCCGCGCCGATCCGGCAGGGTGTCGTGCTGCTCGCGGCGCATCTGTTCACCGTGCGCGATGCGGCGGCGGCGCCGCCGGTGGCGGTGACGGCGCTGTGGCGGCCGTTCCGCCGCATCGCGCTGACGCGGCGGACACGCGCATGTTGA
- a CDS encoding phage major capsid protein produces MIEVKADSLETSFSGVEMGGAVVRPLLSGARDGGRAAAFSGFLRSGSSVEMKSFTGVTGDSGGYAIPKEIDAVIDATLTSISPIRAIANVVKVGSAGYRKLVTSGGTPSGWAAETDARPGTPTPTYAEIAPPMGELYANPSASQAMLDDALFDVEGWLAGEVATEFARAEGAAFVTGSGVARPKGFLQAPVAAANDAARAFGTLQYLASGAAGDFAANPQDRLIDLVQSLRGPYRQNANWVMNSATLARIRKFKTTDGAFLWAPGLAAGQPATLLGYPVIEAEDMPDIAANALAIAFGDFRAGYLIAERSETAILRDPYSNKPFVTFYATKRIGGCVSNSEAIKLMKFAAS; encoded by the coding sequence ATGATCGAAGTGAAAGCGGATTCGCTTGAGACGAGCTTCTCGGGCGTGGAGATGGGCGGCGCGGTGGTGCGGCCGTTGCTGAGCGGCGCGCGCGACGGTGGTCGCGCGGCGGCGTTCTCGGGGTTCCTGCGCAGCGGCAGCAGCGTCGAGATGAAATCGTTCACCGGCGTGACCGGCGACAGCGGCGGCTATGCGATCCCCAAGGAGATCGATGCGGTGATCGACGCGACGCTCACCTCGATCTCGCCGATCCGGGCGATCGCCAATGTCGTCAAGGTCGGCTCGGCGGGGTATCGCAAGCTGGTGACGAGCGGCGGCACGCCCTCGGGCTGGGCAGCGGAGACCGATGCGCGGCCGGGGACGCCCACGCCGACCTATGCCGAGATCGCCCCGCCGATGGGGGAATTGTACGCCAACCCGAGCGCGAGCCAGGCGATGCTCGACGATGCGCTGTTCGATGTCGAAGGGTGGCTCGCCGGGGAGGTGGCCACCGAGTTCGCGCGCGCCGAAGGGGCGGCGTTCGTCACCGGATCGGGCGTTGCTCGGCCCAAGGGATTCCTGCAGGCACCGGTCGCGGCCGCCAACGACGCGGCGCGCGCGTTCGGCACGCTGCAATATCTGGCGAGCGGCGCGGCCGGCGATTTCGCCGCCAACCCGCAGGACCGGCTGATCGACCTCGTCCAGAGCCTGCGCGGGCCGTATCGCCAGAATGCGAACTGGGTGATGAACTCGGCGACGCTGGCGCGGATCCGCAAGTTCAAGACCACCGACGGCGCGTTCCTCTGGGCACCCGGGTTGGCGGCGGGGCAGCCGGCGACGTTGCTCGGCTATCCGGTGATCGAGGCCGAGGACATGCCCGACATCGCCGCCAACGCGCTGGCGATCGCGTTCGGCGATTTCCGCGCCGGCTATCTGATCGCGGAGCGGAGCGAAACCGCGATCCTGCGCGATCCCTATTCGAACAAGCCGTTCGTCACCTTCTACGCGACCAAGCGGATCGGTGGCTGCGTGAGCAATTCCGAGGCGATCAAGCTGATGAAGTTCGCCGCAAGCTGA
- a CDS encoding SPFH domain-containing protein codes for MSESGSRNTALTLSSERAAATSSGYVMLLVMLVALIVGIYGASQMQDAPALGGALIAAAAVVVLFVACGFYMLQPNRAAALLLFGSYKGTDRTTGLRWKWPWYAQRTISLRSNNMISERLKVNDLRGNPIEIAAQVVWRVTDTAQALFDIDDYKAFVVVQIEAAVRTIGARYPYDDYEHQEITLRGNHEQVADELRTELLARLKVAGITVDECGFTHLAYAPEIAGAMLRRQQAQAVVAARKTLVEGAVGMVEMALDLLSAKGVVELDDERRAAMVSNLMVVLCGERDTQPVVNTGTLYQ; via the coding sequence ATGTCCGAGTCGGGATCGAGGAACACCGCGCTGACGCTGTCGAGCGAGCGCGCGGCGGCGACGTCGAGCGGTTACGTCATGCTGTTGGTGATGCTCGTCGCGCTGATCGTCGGGATCTACGGCGCGTCGCAAATGCAGGACGCGCCCGCGCTGGGCGGCGCTTTGATCGCGGCGGCGGCCGTCGTCGTGCTGTTCGTCGCCTGCGGCTTCTACATGCTCCAGCCCAACCGGGCGGCGGCGCTGCTGCTGTTCGGCAGCTACAAGGGTACCGACCGCACGACCGGCTTACGCTGGAAGTGGCCGTGGTATGCGCAGCGCACGATCTCGCTGCGATCCAACAACATGATTTCCGAGCGGCTCAAGGTGAACGATCTGCGCGGCAACCCGATCGAGATCGCCGCGCAGGTGGTGTGGCGCGTCACCGACACCGCGCAGGCGCTGTTCGACATCGACGATTACAAGGCGTTCGTGGTCGTCCAGATCGAGGCGGCGGTGCGGACGATCGGCGCGCGCTATCCGTATGACGATTACGAGCATCAGGAGATCACGCTGCGCGGCAACCACGAGCAGGTCGCCGACGAACTCCGCACCGAACTGCTCGCGCGGCTGAAGGTCGCGGGGATCACGGTCGACGAATGCGGCTTCACGCACCTCGCCTATGCGCCCGAGATCGCCGGGGCGATGCTGCGGCGGCAGCAGGCGCAGGCGGTGGTCGCGGCGCGCAAGACCCTGGTCGAGGGTGCGGTCGGCATGGTCGAGATGGCGCTCGACCTGCTGAGCGCGAAGGGCGTCGTCGAACTCGACGACGAGCGGCGCGCGGCGATGGTCTCCAACCTGATGGTGGTGCTGTGCGGGGAGCGCGACACCCAGCCGGTCGTCAACACCGGCACACTTTATCAGTAA
- a CDS encoding DUF6127 family protein produces MSVSAVLAQLMAQGQAEGADLATLRAIAEEAGELGASRALMRLGLDDSGAAKDMAELRELLGAWRDAKRSAWKAVIGWVARIGGAVLLAGLAARFGFWDWVK; encoded by the coding sequence ATGAGTGTGAGTGCGGTGCTGGCGCAGTTGATGGCGCAGGGGCAGGCCGAGGGTGCCGATCTGGCGACCTTGCGTGCGATCGCGGAAGAAGCCGGCGAGCTTGGCGCGAGCCGGGCGCTGATGCGGCTCGGGCTGGATGATTCGGGCGCGGCCAAGGACATGGCCGAGTTGCGCGAATTGCTCGGCGCGTGGCGCGACGCCAAGCGCTCGGCGTGGAAAGCGGTGATCGGCTGGGTGGCACGGATCGGCGGCGCGGTGTTGCTCGCCGGCCTCGCGGCGCGGTTCGGGTTCTGGGATTGGGTGAAGTGA
- a CDS encoding HK97 family phage prohead protease, with the protein MALDPRFRGGTDGAAGLRFAGYAAVFDRADRGGDVVRAGAFGPVGPVPLLWQHNGAPVGVIEQAGEDMRGLRVIGRIDDARLAGLVRSGAVSGLSFGYRVKAAARGRYRELTAVDLVEVSLVAQPMQPLARVHAIA; encoded by the coding sequence GTGGCTCTGGACCCCCGCTTTCGCGGGGGAACGGATGGGGCGGCCGGGCTGCGCTTCGCTGGCTATGCCGCCGTGTTCGACCGCGCCGATCGCGGTGGCGACGTGGTGCGCGCGGGCGCGTTCGGGCCGGTCGGGCCGGTGCCGTTGCTGTGGCAGCATAATGGCGCGCCGGTCGGCGTGATCGAGCAGGCGGGCGAGGATATGCGGGGGCTGCGCGTGATCGGGCGGATCGACGATGCGCGGCTCGCCGGGCTGGTGCGGTCGGGCGCGGTTTCCGGGTTGTCGTTCGGCTACCGGGTGAAAGCGGCGGCGCGGGGGCGGTATCGCGAACTGACCGCGGTCGATCTGGTCGAGGTGAGCCTGGTCGCGCAGCCGATGCAGCCGCTCGCACGGGTGCATGCGATAGCCTGA
- a CDS encoding spermidine synthase: MVPRILIDSAQVPGGGEMRLVQRGTDFFIMLGVEELMSSRMSGSEEALATLACDRVTGAAPHFLIGGYGMGFTLRAALARLGPQASVSVAELVPQVIDWARGPMAALTGDSLDDRRVEILTEDVGAVIAGGRGAYDAILLDVDNGPDGLTRRGNDRLYSARGLEAARGALRPGGVLAIWSAAPDVKFARRLGEAGFAVDEVTIRARASGKGARHVIWFGKKPG; the protein is encoded by the coding sequence ATGGTTCCGAGAATATTGATCGATAGCGCACAGGTGCCGGGCGGCGGCGAAATGCGGCTGGTGCAGCGTGGCACCGACTTCTTCATCATGCTCGGTGTCGAGGAATTGATGAGCAGCCGGATGAGCGGTTCCGAGGAGGCGCTGGCGACGCTGGCGTGCGATCGGGTGACGGGCGCGGCGCCGCATTTCCTGATCGGCGGCTATGGCATGGGCTTCACGTTGCGCGCGGCGCTGGCGCGGCTCGGGCCGCAGGCGAGCGTGTCTGTGGCGGAACTGGTGCCGCAGGTGATCGACTGGGCGCGCGGGCCGATGGCGGCGCTGACCGGCGACAGCCTCGACGACCGCCGTGTGGAGATCCTCACCGAGGATGTCGGCGCGGTGATCGCCGGCGGGCGGGGCGCGTATGACGCGATCCTGCTCGATGTCGATAACGGTCCCGATGGTCTCACGCGGCGCGGCAACGACCGGCTGTACTCGGCGCGCGGGCTGGAGGCGGCGCGGGGCGCGCTTCGGCCCGGCGGGGTGCTGGCGATCTGGTCGGCCGCGCCCGACGTGAAATTCGCCCGGCGGCTCGGCGAGGCCGGGTTCGCGGTGGACGAGGTGACGATCCGCGCGCGTGCCAGCGGCAAGGGCGCGCGGCACGTGATCTGGTTCGGCAAGAAGCCGGGCTGA